From a single Fulvivirga ulvae genomic region:
- a CDS encoding toxin-antitoxin system YwqK family antitoxin produces the protein MKHTLYLITILSIILLPDIQAQETKLFTTDSSAYAIGDIVNGEKTGLWRFYNTQDIKLEEGKFENNQRQGVWRFFYPSGGVKAKVMYVEDLPTDYIGLSPGGIIEQAGKYEHGKKHGEWVTYYADGQPMYVKTYQNGVQQGPFYYYGPYGELLAEGSYMADTTHGQWKEYNQFGRLILEGRYNEGIMEGIWKSYYDFGKIMEIQKYEAGLPDSTWMEYHENGKPKSIKHYDKGLPKNKWQSFYKDGELRELKFYNNGWQDSVYLTYFDNRNLATQGFYSNGVREGNWRYFNEDGFVIEEGKYKNDEQHGQWFTYYDRGQLRSVGSFYYGLEDGLWGIFHTTGLLMQEETWDKGKLMTTSPYYTIYGDTLSAGDLKNGNGLKINYYIDGKKEIECQFENGVPHGSWTYYEKDGSVAEIGQFKNGLRQGRWIYYYDNKRKEAEGDFENGEKTGTWYYYYKSGGLRESEDYTEK, from the coding sequence ATGAAACACACACTTTACTTAATAACAATACTTTCCATTATCCTGCTACCAGATATCCAGGCCCAGGAAACAAAACTCTTTACCACTGATAGTTCAGCCTATGCTATCGGCGATATTGTTAATGGAGAAAAAACAGGTCTATGGAGATTCTATAATACACAGGATATAAAACTGGAAGAAGGGAAGTTTGAAAATAACCAGAGACAGGGAGTATGGCGCTTTTTCTACCCCTCTGGCGGTGTAAAAGCTAAAGTAATGTATGTAGAGGATCTCCCTACTGATTATATAGGCCTTTCTCCCGGCGGTATAATCGAACAGGCAGGAAAATATGAGCATGGCAAGAAGCATGGCGAATGGGTTACCTACTATGCTGACGGGCAGCCCATGTATGTCAAAACTTATCAAAATGGAGTACAGCAAGGCCCCTTTTATTACTATGGCCCGTATGGGGAGTTGTTGGCAGAGGGAAGTTATATGGCTGATACCACACATGGTCAGTGGAAAGAATATAATCAGTTTGGCAGACTAATTTTGGAAGGTAGGTATAATGAAGGTATAATGGAAGGTATATGGAAATCATATTATGACTTTGGGAAAATAATGGAAATTCAAAAATATGAAGCCGGATTGCCTGACAGTACCTGGATGGAGTATCATGAAAATGGAAAACCTAAAAGTATAAAACATTACGACAAGGGACTACCTAAAAACAAATGGCAATCTTTTTACAAAGATGGCGAGCTGCGGGAATTGAAATTTTATAATAACGGATGGCAGGACAGTGTTTACCTGACATACTTTGACAATAGAAACCTGGCAACACAGGGGTTCTACTCCAACGGGGTAAGAGAGGGGAACTGGAGATATTTCAATGAAGATGGTTTTGTGATTGAGGAAGGAAAGTACAAGAACGATGAGCAACACGGACAATGGTTCACTTATTATGACAGAGGACAGCTAAGGTCAGTCGGCAGTTTTTATTATGGCCTGGAAGATGGTCTTTGGGGTATTTTTCATACTACCGGCCTTCTCATGCAAGAAGAAACCTGGGACAAAGGCAAACTTATGACCACCAGCCCTTATTATACCATTTATGGTGATACGCTCTCCGCCGGAGACCTGAAAAACGGTAACGGACTAAAAATCAACTACTATATTGATGGTAAAAAGGAAATTGAGTGCCAATTCGAAAATGGAGTTCCTCATGGTTCTTGGACGTATTATGAAAAGGATGGCAGCGTAGCCGAGATAGGTCAATTCAAAAACGGCCTCAGACAAGGACGTTGGATATACTACTATGACAATAAAAGGAAAGAAGCCGAGGGAGATTTTGAAAATGGAGAAAAAACAGGCACTTGGTATTATTACTACAAAAGTGGCGGACTTAGGGAATCAGAAGATTATACTGAAAAGTAA
- a CDS encoding caspase family protein, producing the protein MKTFIITLTCLFSALSAFTQKLETVIQRGHYAAIKAVAFTPDGKYILTGSRDKSIKLWDVASGRELRSFLGHKATINDIDVTDDGKYFVSSSADKTAKLWEISTGKMIRDFVGHKDVMTTVDLSPDGTKLITAGYDWVSMLWSMASGDTLRTFKMNPDKGLGYGINASFSPDGSMIAFGSDNRTTVIYDAGSGKLVQEIKPEEGWCGGCATFIDYSEDGQWLITASNKGDFVLRNSRSGEVVKTFVREESYEAVDLSTDGKLAMMLTEDSLKVFSTASGQQKFSVKVDHSMPATDAAFSPDSKTIAVVSDDQKINLYDVESGKVVKTLGGYLVTRDKGGLDYDPNSRWDYYIKKYTDLKNDVAISPDGKYLVKGKIGAIARMWEIKSGVIAQEFHGHEKAILCMTFSKDGQKLVTGSADNTAKIWDAASGVELVTLKGHREVIFSVGFSKDEKTIITGSWDGTARVWDASSGELLQTLVFENSSPYQAGLYQNNIYALIAGLDKSLKMFELDSKKEVRQFIGHTDIIQAFDIHPSGEKLVSVSWDGKLKSWSIATGLQQWKYSSDEPLYAARYDKEGKTLALGGADRVIRIMNSENGNLINSLHGHQAAITNIEFSPDNNLLISASEDGMIKIWDVVQGKELITYVILENNDWMAINAEGYFNASSGAFNKIAFVRGMQSFSADQFFEQFYQPDLLDKTFKSKDQGMNMLEKIEKSPPPSIEIIAPHNGEGFRSEEAEVMIKVTDQGGGVAEINIIQNGKIVSTQTPEVPAGKSIVVTQKISLVPGNNTIEASAFSEGRIEADRKSVKVSLEGKVNSTLYVVAVGINKYKNEALNLNYAAEDAEGFVKVVGENSKKLFDRVEIIPLYNEEATRESILNKMEALSKVVKPQDVLFFYYAGHGSMIDNDFYFIPSDNIRLYSEDKLKKNAIYAGDLQEKLAKTAALKQLVIIDACQSGGSVELLAQRGAAEEKALAQLSRSTGIHVLASAGSEQFAVEFKELGHGLFTYVLLEALSGKADGLPQDGKITIYELKSYLDDQVPEYSRKFKGKMQFPYTFSRGHDFPIVIK; encoded by the coding sequence GTGAAGACGTTTATAATTACCCTAACATGCTTATTTTCAGCTTTAAGTGCCTTTACGCAGAAGCTTGAAACAGTAATACAGCGCGGGCACTACGCTGCTATAAAGGCAGTAGCTTTTACGCCCGACGGCAAATACATACTTACCGGCAGCCGTGATAAGTCTATTAAATTGTGGGATGTTGCCTCTGGCCGCGAACTCAGGTCATTTTTGGGCCACAAAGCCACAATCAATGATATAGACGTAACAGATGATGGCAAGTATTTCGTAAGCAGCAGTGCTGATAAAACTGCAAAGCTATGGGAGATTTCAACCGGTAAGATGATCCGGGATTTTGTGGGGCACAAAGATGTGATGACTACCGTTGACCTCAGCCCCGATGGCACAAAACTGATCACGGCAGGATACGACTGGGTAAGTATGTTGTGGAGTATGGCCAGTGGCGATACTCTGCGAACTTTCAAAATGAACCCGGATAAAGGCTTAGGCTATGGCATCAATGCCAGTTTCAGCCCGGATGGAAGTATGATTGCATTTGGCAGCGACAACCGGACCACAGTAATTTATGATGCAGGATCGGGCAAATTGGTGCAGGAGATAAAGCCGGAAGAAGGCTGGTGCGGCGGTTGCGCTACTTTTATAGACTACTCTGAAGACGGGCAGTGGCTCATTACGGCGAGCAACAAAGGAGACTTTGTGCTTAGAAATAGCCGAAGTGGAGAGGTCGTAAAAACTTTTGTGAGAGAGGAGTCTTATGAAGCTGTTGATTTAAGCACTGACGGCAAACTGGCCATGATGCTTACAGAGGATTCTTTAAAGGTTTTCAGCACAGCCAGCGGACAGCAAAAATTCTCTGTCAAAGTTGATCATTCCATGCCTGCTACAGATGCGGCTTTCAGCCCCGACAGCAAAACCATAGCCGTGGTTAGCGACGATCAAAAAATTAACCTTTATGATGTTGAATCCGGCAAAGTAGTCAAAACCCTGGGCGGTTATCTGGTTACCCGGGATAAAGGCGGACTGGACTATGACCCTAACTCCAGGTGGGACTATTACATTAAAAAGTATACGGACCTTAAAAACGATGTTGCTATAAGCCCTGATGGTAAATATCTGGTAAAAGGAAAAATCGGTGCTATTGCACGTATGTGGGAGATCAAATCAGGGGTAATTGCCCAAGAGTTTCATGGTCATGAAAAAGCCATTCTTTGCATGACTTTCAGCAAAGACGGTCAGAAGCTGGTAACGGGTAGCGCGGACAATACTGCAAAGATCTGGGATGCAGCTTCAGGTGTAGAACTGGTAACCCTAAAAGGCCACCGGGAAGTAATATTCTCCGTAGGTTTTAGTAAAGATGAAAAAACGATAATAACAGGAAGCTGGGATGGTACGGCCAGAGTATGGGATGCCTCATCCGGTGAATTGCTGCAAACCCTGGTGTTTGAAAACAGCTCGCCTTATCAGGCTGGTCTATATCAAAATAATATCTATGCACTTATTGCCGGGCTTGATAAGTCCCTTAAAATGTTTGAGCTTGATTCTAAAAAAGAAGTAAGACAATTTATCGGCCACACGGATATTATTCAGGCTTTTGATATTCACCCTTCCGGAGAAAAATTGGTCTCTGTTTCGTGGGATGGTAAATTGAAGTCATGGAGCATCGCCACGGGCTTGCAGCAATGGAAATACTCCAGCGATGAGCCGTTGTACGCCGCAAGGTATGACAAAGAAGGAAAAACCCTGGCATTGGGAGGTGCCGACAGGGTGATCAGGATAATGAATTCAGAAAATGGCAACCTGATTAACAGCCTGCATGGACACCAGGCAGCTATAACTAACATTGAATTTTCTCCTGACAACAACCTTTTGATTAGCGCCAGTGAGGACGGCATGATCAAAATATGGGATGTAGTACAGGGCAAGGAACTGATCACCTATGTAATCCTCGAAAATAACGATTGGATGGCCATCAATGCAGAGGGATATTTTAATGCTTCAAGTGGTGCTTTCAATAAAATAGCATTTGTTCGCGGAATGCAGAGCTTTAGTGCTGACCAGTTTTTCGAGCAATTCTATCAACCCGATTTGCTGGACAAAACATTCAAGTCTAAGGACCAAGGCATGAACATGCTTGAAAAAATTGAAAAATCACCTCCTCCATCTATAGAAATAATAGCCCCTCACAATGGAGAGGGGTTTCGTAGTGAAGAAGCTGAGGTCATGATTAAAGTAACCGATCAGGGAGGAGGAGTAGCAGAGATAAATATTATTCAAAACGGAAAAATAGTAAGTACTCAAACCCCTGAAGTTCCGGCCGGCAAATCTATAGTGGTAACCCAAAAGATCAGTTTGGTACCCGGTAACAATACCATTGAAGCCTCAGCATTTAGTGAAGGGCGAATAGAAGCTGATCGCAAAAGCGTGAAGGTAAGTTTGGAAGGTAAAGTAAATTCGACTTTGTATGTGGTTGCTGTCGGTATCAATAAGTATAAAAATGAAGCTCTCAACCTGAATTACGCCGCAGAAGATGCGGAAGGCTTTGTGAAAGTGGTTGGTGAAAACTCCAAAAAGCTTTTTGACCGTGTGGAGATTATACCACTCTACAATGAAGAGGCTACACGAGAAAGTATACTAAATAAAATGGAGGCTCTTTCAAAAGTAGTAAAACCTCAAGACGTATTATTTTTCTACTATGCCGGACATGGGAGTATGATAGACAATGATTTCTACTTTATTCCATCTGATAATATAAGACTTTACAGTGAAGACAAACTTAAGAAAAACGCCATCTACGCAGGAGACCTGCAAGAGAAGCTTGCAAAAACTGCTGCATTGAAGCAGTTGGTAATCATAGATGCTTGTCAGTCCGGGGGCAGCGTAGAGTTGCTGGCACAACGCGGGGCAGCAGAAGAAAAAGCCCTGGCGCAATTATCCAGAAGTACTGGTATTCATGTTCTAGCTTCAGCAGGGAGTGAGCAGTTCGCAGTTGAGTTCAAGGAGTTGGGGCATGGCCTGTTTACTTATGTTTTACTAGAAGCACTTTCTGGAAAAGCCGATGGATTGCCTCAGGATGGAAAAATAACCATTTACGAATTAAAGTCTTACCTGGATGATCAGGTGCCTGAATACTCCAGAAAGTTCAAAGGTAAGATGCAATTCCCCTACACGTTCTCCAGAGGTCATGATTTTCCGATTGTAATCAAATAA
- a CDS encoding DUF2905 domain-containing protein, whose amino-acid sequence MGKALIIIGLIIIIAGIFLHFGPRIPYLGKLPGDISVKKDGFQFYFPLMTSIILSILISLIIYFIQKLKG is encoded by the coding sequence ATGGGTAAAGCGCTGATCATTATCGGACTAATTATTATAATTGCAGGAATATTCTTGCATTTCGGTCCCAGAATCCCATATCTGGGCAAACTCCCCGGAGATATAAGTGTTAAGAAGGATGGGTTTCAATTTTACTTCCCATTAATGACCAGCATTATCCTGAGCATCCTCATTTCACTAATCATTTATTTTATACAGAAGCTAAAAGGCTAG
- a CDS encoding alpha/beta fold hydrolase translates to MKLNYREIGEGKPLIILHGLFGSSDNWMSVAKELEGHFKMYLIDQRNHGQSPHSDEFNYAAMASDLSEFIEEHRIENPSILGHSMGGKTAMNFAINHADKWDKLIVVDIAPRAYPVHHDTILKGLKSIDVDNLKSRGEADKQLAEYVRDLGTRQFLLKNLARKSEGGFEWKINLPVIDKNIEAMGEGIQQQLAIEKDVLFIRGENSDYIQDKDNILIVQLFPNSEVKTVKNAGHWVHAEQPEALLEIIREFLEVS, encoded by the coding sequence ATGAAGCTAAATTACAGAGAAATAGGCGAAGGAAAGCCGTTAATAATATTACATGGTCTTTTCGGGTCGTCTGACAACTGGATGTCAGTAGCCAAGGAACTGGAAGGCCATTTCAAAATGTACCTGATTGACCAGCGCAACCATGGCCAGTCCCCACATAGCGATGAGTTTAACTATGCTGCTATGGCAAGCGACCTTAGCGAGTTTATAGAAGAGCACAGAATAGAGAACCCATCAATATTAGGACATTCCATGGGTGGAAAAACAGCCATGAATTTTGCTATTAACCATGCTGATAAATGGGACAAGCTTATTGTAGTTGACATCGCTCCAAGAGCATACCCCGTTCACCACGATACCATATTAAAAGGACTGAAGTCTATTGATGTAGACAACCTTAAGTCAAGAGGAGAAGCTGATAAACAATTGGCAGAATATGTCCGAGATTTAGGGACTCGTCAATTCCTGCTAAAAAATCTGGCCAGAAAATCTGAGGGCGGTTTTGAATGGAAAATAAACCTGCCGGTTATTGATAAGAACATAGAAGCTATGGGCGAAGGCATTCAGCAACAACTCGCCATAGAAAAAGATGTGCTTTTCATCAGAGGCGAAAATTCAGATTACATACAGGATAAAGATAATATCCTTATCGTTCAACTTTTTCCTAACTCTGAGGTAAAAACTGTCAAGAACGCAGGACATTGGGTACATGCCGAACAGCCAGAGGCACTTCTGGAAATTATAAGGGAGTTTCTTGAGGTTTCCTGA
- a CDS encoding DUF2911 domain-containing protein yields the protein MRKLIVAGGIIVAVIIISMVGLRFYTKSFSPQDKAIFEEENVKIAVSYSRPFKKEREIFGDLVPYNEVWRTGANEATTFTTDKDLMIGNKLLKAGSYSLFSIPRSNNWTVIFNNEVGQWGIAPFSGEANRDPQQDALTIDVATIKTPDLFEQFTITFEQMGQEIEMILMWDHTLIVVPMYVVNN from the coding sequence ATGAGAAAACTAATAGTAGCAGGTGGAATAATAGTAGCTGTTATAATTATAAGTATGGTAGGACTCAGGTTCTACACTAAGTCATTCAGCCCGCAGGATAAAGCCATTTTCGAGGAAGAAAATGTGAAAATTGCAGTATCATATAGCCGCCCTTTTAAAAAAGAGCGTGAAATATTCGGAGATCTAGTACCTTATAACGAGGTGTGGAGAACCGGCGCCAATGAAGCGACCACTTTTACTACCGATAAGGATTTAATGATTGGAAATAAACTTCTTAAGGCTGGTTCCTATTCATTATTTTCCATTCCCCGAAGCAATAACTGGACAGTTATCTTCAATAACGAAGTTGGCCAATGGGGTATAGCTCCGTTTTCAGGTGAAGCTAACAGAGATCCACAACAAGACGCTCTGACCATTGATGTAGCTACAATCAAGACCCCTGACCTTTTTGAGCAATTTACCATTACTTTTGAACAAATGGGCCAGGAAATTGAAATGATCCTAATGTGGGACCATACCCTGATAGTGGTTCCTATGTATGTAGTGAACAACTAA